From the Mammaliicoccus sciuri genome, the window AATTGGTGCAACAATTGCAGATAACTTTAATGTGACGCTACCTGAATTCGGTAAAAGCTATTTAAATGAGATGGGGATTAAGTAATGAATATAGTTAGACGATTATTTGGAATAGGATTTTCATTTGCAGGTGTGATGCATTTTTTGAGATCAGAAGGTTTTGAAGCAATCGTTCCAAACTATTTACCATTTAAAAAAGCAATTGTTTGGATAACAGGCGTGATGGAAATCGTATTTGGTATCATGTTAATGATCAAAAAGCCTAGTAGCTTAATGAAAAAATTAATCGAATGGTTCTTAGTAGCTGTATTTCCAGCAAATGTTTATATGGCACAAAAGAACATCCCATTAAACGGTAAACAATTACCAAAATGGGCGTTGTGGGGTAGATTACCACTACAATATGTGATGATTAAACTAGTAAGAAAAATGTAATATTTATATAGAGAGTTTGGGACATCGTATCCCAAACTCTTTTTTATTTGGGGGTGAGTTTGAAGTAGTGATTAGGTGAATATAATGTTGGGGGAGTTAGATATTAGGTGTCGTTATTAGCAAGTTTGGTGAGAAGTGCAAATAAGGAGACCAATAATTACAATTCTCAGTAGTTTTGTAACTAAGGCAGTCCATAGTATAACTTTGACCGACTTTTGTAATTAAGGCGGCCCATAGTAACACTTCGACCGAGTTTTGTAATCAAAACCCTCGTTATGAACAAGTTTGGGCAGAAGTGTTCACAACGCTCCCGTTATAAACAAGTTTACCCGAAAGTGTTCGCAACACCCAGCCATTCCAACATAAAAAAAGCCCAGGTCATATCCTGGGCTTTCCTCATTAATCTTCTTTAAAGATATTTTTCCAATTATCGCGTTCTGCTAAAAATTCAGTTGCTAATTGTTGTGCGCCTTCTAATGAATGGCTTGCTGCCCATCCGCATTGTACTTCGTTACATG encodes:
- a CDS encoding DoxX family protein codes for the protein MNIVRRLFGIGFSFAGVMHFLRSEGFEAIVPNYLPFKKAIVWITGVMEIVFGIMLMIKKPSSLMKKLIEWFLVAVFPANVYMAQKNIPLNGKQLPKWALWGRLPLQYVMIKLVRKM